One Desulforhopalus sp. DNA segment encodes these proteins:
- the dnaG gene encoding DNA primase encodes MVVQESRDDVTALVKERADIVQIIGECVELKRSGVRFLGRCPFHGEKTASFSVHAGQQFYHCFGCGESGDVISFMMKYYNLDFPSALKELAKRYHITLPERRQSKEEELRSRKSQQLYAVNEKCAAIFSRYLHDAPEARVAREYLKRRGVDDELQLRFRIGYAPAAEEAGWNFLGSRLAKEELAIAIEAGLLVEKEQGGSYDRFRDRILFPISDISGRVCGFGGRIVGEGQPKYLNSPESLVFSKGKLLLGLYQQKEFIRRQNHAILVEGNFDLISLAASGCNNVAAPLGTALTREQLRLLKRFAEKVTLLFDGDSAGKKAAVRAVPLFLAEQIPGRVAFLPGGHDPDTFIKEKGLEELNILLDQAVTLPEFALDEMINRHGLSLDGKTRIIEELRPLIAAAVSPLQRTLFVTHFAEKLGLAAGQLDAGLAPAITVASGPQSQPEKVVRKDPKVPVSMAQRQLIEFMILQPQCFSRLAEGGLRESLAGGIGEILYLQLENLLKTRPLAEPEDLLTCLPEGAERDLVTDLLLRASSVKGEETADSITEGLNDLLDYLQKFRLKKQSDDLLQRIQGAESAGDHQLLERLMAEKIEITRKFHNQSV; translated from the coding sequence ATGGTAGTTCAGGAATCACGAGACGATGTCACCGCGCTCGTTAAGGAACGGGCCGATATTGTGCAGATTATCGGCGAATGCGTTGAGCTGAAGCGCAGCGGTGTGCGCTTTCTTGGCCGCTGTCCGTTCCATGGCGAGAAAACGGCCTCATTTTCAGTACATGCGGGTCAACAGTTTTACCATTGTTTTGGTTGTGGTGAGTCAGGTGATGTTATTAGTTTTATGATGAAATATTACAATCTTGACTTCCCCAGTGCTCTGAAAGAGCTGGCCAAACGATATCATATAACCCTGCCGGAACGCCGCCAATCGAAAGAAGAAGAGCTGCGCTCCCGAAAAAGCCAGCAGCTCTATGCTGTAAATGAAAAATGTGCAGCAATATTCAGCCGGTATCTGCACGATGCACCAGAAGCCCGGGTTGCCCGGGAATATTTAAAGAGGCGGGGGGTCGACGACGAGCTGCAGTTGCGTTTTCGCATTGGCTATGCACCGGCCGCAGAAGAAGCAGGGTGGAATTTCCTCGGTAGCCGACTCGCCAAGGAGGAACTGGCGATAGCCATTGAAGCTGGGTTGCTGGTCGAAAAAGAGCAGGGTGGCAGCTACGACCGCTTTCGCGACCGGATTCTTTTTCCGATCTCCGATATAAGCGGACGGGTTTGTGGGTTTGGCGGAAGGATTGTCGGCGAAGGACAGCCAAAATATCTCAATTCGCCGGAAAGTCTGGTTTTCAGCAAGGGCAAACTGCTACTCGGTCTGTATCAGCAAAAAGAATTTATACGGCGGCAGAATCATGCCATTCTGGTGGAAGGGAACTTCGATCTCATCTCTCTTGCCGCCTCCGGTTGCAATAACGTCGCGGCTCCGCTCGGTACGGCTTTGACCCGTGAGCAACTGCGGCTACTGAAGCGTTTTGCCGAAAAGGTGACCCTGCTGTTTGATGGTGATAGCGCCGGGAAAAAGGCGGCGGTCCGTGCCGTGCCGCTCTTTCTCGCTGAACAGATACCCGGTCGAGTGGCCTTTCTTCCGGGGGGGCATGATCCTGACACCTTTATTAAAGAAAAGGGGCTCGAAGAACTCAATATCCTTCTTGATCAGGCAGTGACTCTGCCGGAATTCGCCCTTGATGAAATGATCAACCGGCACGGGTTGTCCCTTGATGGTAAAACCCGCATTATTGAGGAGCTTCGGCCGCTGATTGCCGCAGCCGTGTCCCCCCTGCAGCGTACGCTCTTTGTTACCCATTTTGCCGAGAAACTTGGACTTGCCGCGGGGCAGCTTGATGCCGGTCTTGCGCCGGCAATCACAGTGGCGTCCGGTCCTCAATCGCAGCCCGAAAAAGTTGTAAGAAAAGACCCTAAGGTTCCCGTATCCATGGCGCAACGCCAGCTCATTGAATTCATGATTCTTCAACCGCAGTGTTTTTCTCGACTTGCCGAGGGCGGTTTGCGAGAAAGCCTTGCCGGCGGAATAGGTGAAATACTTTATTTACAGCTGGAAAACCTCTTGAAAACCAGACCCCTGGCGGAACCTGAAGATCTGTTAACGTGTTTGCCGGAGGGTGCTGAGCGGGACTTGGTCACCGATCTCCTTCTGCGTGCCTCTTCCGTGAAAGGAGAGGAGACTGCAGACTCTATCACAGAGGGACTGAACGATTTGCTTGATTACCTGCAGAAATTTCGGTTGAAAAAACAATCCGATGATCTACTGCAACGTATTCAAGGCGCCGAGAGCGCTGGTGATCATCAGCTCCTGGAAAGGTTGATGGCAGAGAAGATCGAGATCACCAGAAAGTTTCACAACCAATCCGTATAA